A single Brevundimonas sp. M20 DNA region contains:
- a CDS encoding NADP-dependent oxidoreductase, with protein sequence MKAWSLDRYEKGGAFRFGDWPEPVPGDADVVIEIGAAGLNQLDSKIRDGAFKPLLPYRPPVVLGHDVAGRVTAVGPAVQRFKVGDVVYARPRDGRIGGFAQRIAVDQADVARAPANLSVAEAASIPLVGLTVWQALVEVGQLKPGQKVFIQAGSGGVGTLAIQLAKHLGATVATTTSAANADLVRGLGADVVIDYHSQDFATELSGYDLVLHSLDPATLERSLQVLKPGGKLISLSGPPDPAFGKAAGMNWLMRGLLGLMSRRVRHAAAARGVDYAFLFMRANGAQLEKLTALFEAGTLRPVIDQVLPFEDLNAAFARLDSGRARGKIVVAAPEV encoded by the coding sequence ATGAAAGCCTGGAGTCTGGACCGCTACGAAAAGGGCGGCGCCTTCCGTTTCGGCGACTGGCCCGAGCCCGTGCCGGGCGATGCGGATGTCGTGATCGAGATCGGCGCCGCTGGGCTCAATCAGCTCGATTCCAAAATCCGGGACGGCGCCTTCAAGCCGCTCCTGCCCTACCGTCCGCCGGTGGTGCTCGGGCACGATGTGGCGGGCAGGGTCACGGCGGTCGGCCCGGCTGTTCAGCGCTTCAAGGTCGGCGACGTCGTCTACGCTCGCCCGCGCGACGGCCGCATCGGCGGCTTTGCCCAGCGGATCGCCGTGGATCAGGCGGATGTCGCCCGCGCCCCCGCCAACCTGTCCGTCGCCGAGGCCGCCTCGATCCCGCTGGTCGGCCTGACCGTCTGGCAGGCTCTGGTCGAGGTGGGGCAGTTGAAGCCGGGCCAGAAAGTGTTCATCCAGGCCGGGTCCGGCGGTGTCGGGACCTTGGCGATCCAGTTGGCCAAGCATCTCGGCGCAACCGTGGCGACCACCACCAGCGCCGCCAACGCCGATCTGGTGCGCGGCCTCGGCGCCGATGTCGTCATCGACTACCACAGCCAGGATTTCGCGACCGAGCTGTCCGGCTACGATCTGGTCCTGCACAGCCTCGATCCGGCCACCCTCGAACGGTCGCTTCAGGTGCTCAAACCGGGCGGCAAGCTGATCTCCCTGTCCGGCCCGCCCGATCCGGCCTTCGGCAAGGCGGCGGGAATGAACTGGCTCATGCGCGGACTGCTGGGGCTCATGAGCCGCCGGGTCCGCCATGCTGCCGCCGCGCGGGGCGTCGACTACGCCTTCCTCTTCATGCGCGCGAACGGAGCGCAGCTCGAAAAGCTGACCGCCCTGTTCGAGGCGGGAACCCTGCGTCCGGTGATCGATCAGGTCCTGCCGTTCGAGGATCTCAACGCCGCCTTCGCCCGGCTGGATTCCGGTCGCGCCCGGGGAAAGATCGTGGTGGCCGCCCCGGAGGTCTGA
- a CDS encoding efflux RND transporter permease subunit, with protein MLNRIIDAAVRHRWLIIVLAVLWAAVGARELMRLPIDAVPDITNRQVQITTVAPALGPEEVERQVTFPLETALSGMPGLVETRSLSRHGFSQITAVFTDRTDIWFARNLVNERLQDAREDLPGGLTPTMGPVVTGLGEVYIWTLELKGTAGDEGVLYVTPEGERLTTDAEKATYLRTVQDWIVAPQLRGVDGVAGVDVQGGYVKEYAVHPDPARLAAYGVGLVQLVEALEHANRIAGAGYVNRAGEAWIVRADARIRTLDELAATPILNRNGQVVRVSDVAVVEIGRAPRLGSASTNGRETVLGAALMLQGENSREVAKHVGEKLETIQPSLPPGVVIVPALDRTALVEATIGTVEHNLVLGAALVIAVLFLALGNVRAAVITALVIPLSFLFAATAMNRFGISANLLSLGALDFGLIVDGAVVVVENTLRRLSLERQRLNQPLTLNQRLGVAAAAAREMARPAAFGQAIILLVYAPLLMFEGVEGKMFGPMAATVMLALLGAFILSFTFVPALTAIWVREPKAGHEDGETKISRAVRDRYAPLLGMALRRPRLVIGGAVGALAAGALAFATLGSEFVPQLDEGDILVQALRVPSTSLEQSQAMQFRVETTLKAMPEVQRVFTRTGTAEVASDPMPPSISDTFVMLKDRKDWPDPSLPKAELVERMEEALSHLPGQTYEFTQPIQMRFNELIAGVRSDVAVKVYGDDFEAMTRTAEQVAAVLRRIDGAADVRVEQVSGQPTLTARVDRTIAAAQGIHASDAADALAIGLAGQAAGQVMEGDRRFDVVVRLDDALRNDPVAMAQLPVMPEESEPGAPTVPLSSVARFEAGEGPNQISRENGKRRIIVQANVRGRDLGGFVAEARREVAANVQPVAGGWFDWGGQFENLERASTRLALIVPLVFLTIGALLFLALRSLRDAALVFAGVPLALVGGALALAARGMPLSISAAVGFIAVSGVATLNGLVLMQAIQQRLAEGDTPLEAALTGAVSRLRAVLTTALVAVLGFIPMAFAWGPGAEVQKPLATVVIGGLTTATVLTLIVLPLLASLGRRTAG; from the coding sequence ATGCTGAACCGCATCATCGACGCCGCGGTCCGTCACCGCTGGCTGATCATCGTTCTGGCCGTCCTGTGGGCCGCCGTGGGCGCGCGCGAGCTCATGCGCCTGCCCATCGACGCCGTGCCGGACATCACCAACCGGCAGGTCCAGATCACCACCGTCGCCCCCGCTCTGGGGCCGGAGGAGGTCGAACGGCAGGTCACCTTCCCGCTGGAGACCGCGCTCAGCGGCATGCCGGGTCTGGTCGAGACCCGCTCCCTGTCGCGCCACGGCTTCTCCCAGATCACCGCCGTCTTCACCGACCGCACCGACATCTGGTTCGCCCGCAATCTCGTCAACGAGCGGCTTCAGGACGCCCGCGAGGACCTGCCCGGCGGCCTGACGCCGACCATGGGGCCGGTCGTCACCGGTCTGGGCGAGGTCTACATCTGGACGCTCGAACTCAAGGGGACCGCAGGCGACGAAGGGGTCCTCTACGTCACCCCCGAGGGTGAGCGGCTGACCACCGACGCCGAGAAGGCCACCTACCTCCGCACGGTTCAGGACTGGATCGTCGCGCCCCAGCTGCGCGGCGTCGACGGTGTCGCCGGGGTCGATGTTCAGGGCGGCTATGTGAAGGAGTACGCGGTCCATCCGGACCCGGCTCGCCTCGCCGCCTACGGCGTCGGTCTGGTCCAGCTGGTCGAGGCTCTGGAGCACGCCAACCGCATCGCCGGAGCCGGTTACGTCAACCGCGCCGGTGAAGCGTGGATCGTCCGCGCCGACGCCCGGATCCGCACGCTGGACGAGCTGGCGGCCACCCCGATCCTGAACCGCAACGGGCAGGTGGTCCGGGTCTCGGACGTGGCCGTGGTCGAGATCGGCCGCGCCCCTCGCCTCGGCTCCGCCAGCACCAACGGCCGTGAGACCGTCCTCGGCGCCGCCTTGATGTTGCAAGGCGAGAACTCCCGGGAAGTCGCGAAACACGTTGGAGAAAAGCTGGAAACCATCCAGCCCAGCCTGCCGCCCGGCGTGGTCATCGTCCCGGCGCTGGACCGCACGGCTCTGGTCGAGGCGACCATCGGCACGGTGGAGCACAACCTGGTCCTCGGCGCCGCTCTGGTCATCGCCGTGCTGTTCCTGGCGCTGGGCAATGTCCGGGCCGCCGTGATCACGGCGCTGGTCATTCCGCTGAGCTTCCTGTTCGCCGCGACGGCCATGAATCGCTTCGGCATCAGCGCCAATCTGCTGAGCCTCGGCGCGCTGGATTTCGGCCTGATCGTCGACGGCGCCGTGGTGGTGGTCGAGAACACCCTGCGGCGTCTTTCGCTGGAGCGGCAGCGGCTGAATCAACCATTGACCCTGAACCAGCGCCTCGGCGTCGCCGCGGCGGCGGCACGGGAGATGGCTCGCCCCGCCGCCTTCGGTCAGGCCATCATCCTGCTGGTCTACGCCCCCCTGCTGATGTTCGAGGGTGTGGAGGGCAAGATGTTCGGCCCGATGGCCGCTACCGTCATGCTGGCCCTTCTGGGGGCCTTCATCCTCAGCTTCACCTTCGTCCCGGCCCTGACCGCCATCTGGGTGCGCGAGCCGAAGGCCGGGCATGAGGACGGGGAGACGAAGATCAGCCGCGCCGTTCGCGACCGCTACGCACCCCTGCTGGGCATGGCCCTGCGGCGGCCCCGGCTGGTCATCGGCGGGGCTGTCGGCGCTCTGGCGGCGGGCGCCCTCGCCTTCGCCACTCTGGGCTCCGAATTCGTGCCCCAACTGGACGAGGGCGACATCCTCGTGCAGGCGCTGCGGGTCCCCTCGACCTCGCTGGAGCAGTCGCAGGCCATGCAATTTCGCGTCGAGACGACGCTGAAGGCCATGCCCGAGGTCCAGCGGGTCTTCACCCGCACCGGCACCGCCGAGGTGGCCTCGGACCCCATGCCGCCGTCCATCTCGGACACCTTCGTCATGCTGAAGGACCGCAAGGACTGGCCCGACCCGTCCCTGCCCAAGGCCGAACTGGTCGAACGGATGGAGGAGGCGCTCAGCCACCTGCCGGGCCAGACCTATGAGTTCACCCAACCCATCCAGATGCGGTTCAACGAGCTGATCGCCGGGGTCCGTTCGGACGTGGCGGTCAAGGTCTATGGCGACGACTTCGAGGCCATGACCCGCACCGCCGAGCAGGTCGCCGCCGTCCTCCGCCGGATCGACGGGGCCGCTGACGTCCGGGTGGAGCAGGTGTCGGGCCAGCCGACCCTGACCGCCCGCGTGGACCGCACCATCGCGGCGGCGCAGGGCATCCACGCCTCCGACGCCGCTGACGCCCTGGCCATCGGTCTGGCCGGTCAGGCGGCGGGTCAGGTGATGGAGGGCGACCGCCGGTTCGACGTGGTCGTCCGCCTCGACGACGCCCTGCGCAACGACCCCGTCGCCATGGCCCAGCTGCCGGTCATGCCCGAGGAGTCCGAGCCGGGCGCCCCGACCGTGCCCCTGTCGTCCGTCGCCCGTTTCGAGGCGGGGGAAGGCCCCAACCAGATCAGCCGCGAGAACGGCAAGCGCCGGATCATCGTGCAGGCCAACGTCCGGGGGCGGGATCTGGGCGGCTTCGTCGCCGAAGCCCGGAGGGAGGTGGCCGCCAATGTCCAGCCCGTCGCCGGCGGCTGGTTCGACTGGGGCGGTCAGTTCGAGAACCTCGAACGGGCCTCGACCCGCCTGGCCCTGATCGTGCCTCTGGTCTTCCTGACCATCGGCGCCCTGCTGTTCCTGGCCCTGCGCTCGCTCAGGGACGCGGCGCTGGTCTTCGCCGGGGTGCCTCTGGCCCTCGTCGGCGGAGCGCTGGCGCTGGCGGCCAGGGGGATGCCGCTGTCGATCTCGGCGGCGGTGGGCTTCATCGCGGTCTCCGGCGTCGCCACCCTGAACGGGCTGGTCCTGATGCAGGCCATCCAGCAGCGGCTGGCCGAGGGGGATACGCCACTGGAGGCCGCCCTGACCGGGGCGGTCAGCCGCCTGCGGGCGGTGTTGACCACGGCGCTGGTGGCCGTGCTGGGCTTCATCCCCATGGCGTTCGCCTGGGGACCGGGCGCGGAGGTCCAGAAGCCGCTGGCCACCGTGGTCATCGGCGGCCTGACCACGGCCACCGTCCTGACCCTGATCGTCCTGCCGCTGCTGGCGTCGCTGGGGCGCAGGACGGCAGGCTGA
- a CDS encoding response regulator — protein sequence MARIAVVDDDPDVLDFISAVLGGAGHRTLTARDGLAAAALVEEQPVDLMILDILMPNRDGLETILKLRERGRAFPILAISAGGVLDGSYLLQTASAFGAEATLLKPFSPETLTAHVDQLLKSGPGAGSPDVAH from the coding sequence ATGGCGCGGATCGCGGTGGTGGATGACGATCCCGATGTGCTGGACTTCATCTCGGCGGTGCTGGGCGGGGCGGGGCACCGGACCCTGACCGCGCGTGACGGTCTGGCGGCGGCGGCGCTGGTGGAGGAACAGCCGGTCGATCTGATGATCCTCGACATCCTCATGCCCAACCGCGACGGGCTGGAGACCATCCTGAAGCTGCGCGAGCGCGGGCGGGCCTTCCCCATCCTCGCGATCTCGGCGGGCGGGGTGCTGGACGGCAGCTATCTGTTGCAGACCGCCAGCGCCTTCGGGGCCGAGGCCACACTGCTCAAACCCTTCTCGCCCGAAACCCTGACGGCCCATGTCGATCAGCTGCTGAAATCCGGCCCCGGCGCGGGGTCCCCGGATGTTGCACACTGA
- the msrB gene encoding peptide-methionine (R)-S-oxide reductase MsrB: MTDTHRSPSGYDLTPPTEAERERLEADLTAEEARVLLSHGTEAPFCGVLLGEKRAGVFCCRECGLPLFRAGTKFESGTGWPSFTQPVDESHVRAITDTSYGMVRTETVCARCGGHQGHVFPDGPPPTGLRYCINSVALEFVPEGQPLRDPLNRGDGTA, encoded by the coding sequence ATGACCGACACCCATCGCTCCCCCTCCGGATATGACCTCACCCCGCCGACCGAGGCCGAGCGCGAGCGGCTCGAGGCGGACCTGACGGCCGAGGAGGCCCGGGTCCTTCTGTCCCACGGCACCGAGGCGCCCTTCTGCGGCGTCCTGCTGGGCGAGAAGCGGGCCGGGGTCTTCTGCTGCCGGGAATGCGGCCTGCCGCTGTTCCGCGCGGGGACCAAGTTCGAAAGCGGCACCGGCTGGCCCAGCTTCACCCAGCCGGTCGATGAAAGCCATGTGAGGGCCATCACCGACACCAGCTACGGCATGGTGCGGACCGAGACCGTCTGCGCCCGCTGCGGCGGCCATCAGGGCCACGTCTTCCCCGACGGCCCGCCGCCCACCGGCCTGCGCTACTGCATCAACTCCGTGGCGCTTGAATTCGTGCCGGAAGGCCAGCCGCTGCGCGACCCCTTGAACCGGGGCGACGGAACCGCCTGA
- a CDS encoding TetR/AcrR family transcriptional regulator, with amino-acid sequence MKVSREQMQANRRRILDAAGEKFREKGFDAVSVAEVMKAAGLTHGGFYGHFASKDDLIAQTVSHLTTETLTRRGDGLEAYIDAYLSPGHRDDRAGGCPTAALAADAPRQSPDGRAAMSQGVRAQINRFSRALSATPDEADRQAAIGAWAAMVGAVILSRAVDDEALSDEILTATRASLRAKTAG; translated from the coding sequence ATGAAGGTCAGCCGGGAGCAGATGCAGGCCAACCGGAGGCGTATTCTGGACGCGGCCGGTGAGAAGTTCCGGGAGAAGGGCTTTGACGCCGTCAGCGTGGCGGAAGTGATGAAGGCCGCCGGGCTGACCCACGGCGGCTTCTACGGCCATTTCGCCTCGAAGGACGACCTGATCGCGCAGACGGTCTCGCATCTGACGACGGAGACCCTGACCCGTCGCGGGGACGGTCTGGAGGCGTATATCGACGCCTATCTGTCGCCGGGACATCGGGATGATCGGGCCGGAGGCTGTCCGACGGCCGCCCTCGCCGCCGATGCGCCCCGTCAGTCGCCGGACGGGCGGGCGGCGATGTCACAGGGCGTGCGGGCCCAGATAAACCGCTTCAGCCGGGCGCTCTCCGCGACGCCCGACGAGGCGGACCGGCAGGCGGCGATCGGCGCCTGGGCCGCGATGGTCGGCGCGGTGATCCTGTCGCGCGCGGTCGATGACGAAGCCCTGTCGGATGAAATCCTGACCGCGACCCGGGCCAGTCTCAGGGCGAAGACAGCCGGCTGA
- a CDS encoding terminase large subunit domain-containing protein: MNATPDTPPRTERRLRREERREEMVFHFHPDDPDATLDSIEATMADAAGEGRVEDFGRLGRIGMIALRFWQARRRHRGQPVVSDAAEPPPSEPDPEPVPPPLDLRPAQTPPEALPNGEPWRTWLFLGGRGAGKTQAGAEWLADQAEALGAGGRLALIGPTLHDVREVMIEGVSGIRSLPRWTAKTRPVFESSRRRLKFANGCIAYAFSAEDPDSLRGPQFSAAWADEFCAWRPTGARGAAETLALLRMGLRLPGPLSLGRGPSARSGTSRPDAAGMSKPTPFAGRYACAHLSTEGGEGDHPEPPATDGGGVGPRLRHPPRLLVTTTPRPMRALIRLKDEASCALTHAGSADNAAHLAPGFIEGLRDLYGGTRREAQELDGRIVDLDGALFTATMMALARSPDTQHPSPLGAEGRPPSSSPKDGTATYERIVVAIDPPATATGDACGIIAAASRLRPDGVREAVVLADRSAHGLSPEEWARRAVALAHEVGATCIVAEVNQGGDMVASVLKAVDRPLPVRTVRATKGKMLRAEPVAALYEQGRVKHAGLFDALEEELMLLGAELGEGSLDRADALVWAVTDLLIDRPGQRGPRLRML, encoded by the coding sequence ATGAACGCGACCCCGGACACACCCCCCAGGACCGAACGCCGCCTCCGGCGCGAGGAGCGGCGTGAGGAGATGGTCTTCCATTTCCATCCCGACGATCCCGACGCCACCCTCGACTCGATCGAGGCCACCATGGCCGACGCGGCCGGTGAGGGGCGGGTCGAGGATTTCGGCCGTCTGGGTCGCATCGGCATGATCGCCCTGCGCTTCTGGCAGGCGCGCCGCCGTCATCGCGGCCAGCCCGTCGTCAGCGACGCCGCCGAACCCCCGCCGTCAGAACCTGACCCCGAACCGGTCCCGCCGCCGCTCGATCTGCGTCCGGCCCAGACCCCGCCCGAGGCCCTGCCGAACGGCGAGCCCTGGCGCACCTGGCTGTTTCTGGGCGGACGCGGCGCGGGCAAGACCCAGGCGGGCGCCGAGTGGCTGGCCGATCAGGCCGAGGCCCTCGGCGCCGGCGGCCGTCTGGCCCTGATCGGTCCAACCTTGCACGACGTGCGCGAGGTGATGATCGAGGGCGTCTCGGGTATCCGCAGCCTGCCGCGCTGGACGGCGAAGACCCGTCCGGTCTTCGAAAGCTCGCGCCGCCGCCTGAAATTCGCCAACGGCTGCATCGCCTACGCCTTCTCCGCCGAAGACCCTGACAGCCTGCGCGGTCCCCAGTTCAGCGCCGCCTGGGCCGACGAATTCTGCGCCTGGCGCCCCACCGGCGCCCGCGGCGCCGCCGAAACGCTCGCCCTGCTCCGGATGGGGCTGCGGTTGCCGGGGCCATTGTCCTTGGGCCGCGGACCGTCGGCCCGTTCGGGGACCTCCCGACCCGACGCGGCCGGTATGTCGAAGCCCACACCGTTCGCCGGACGCTACGCCTGCGCTCACCTCTCCACCGAAGGTGGGGAGGGGGACCATCCGGAGCCTCCGGCGACGGATGGTGGAGGGGTTGGTCCGCGCCTCCGACACCCCCCACGCCTCCTCGTCACCACCACACCCAGACCCATGCGCGCCCTCATCCGTCTCAAGGACGAGGCTTCCTGCGCCCTGACCCATGCGGGCAGCGCCGACAACGCCGCCCACCTCGCGCCCGGCTTCATCGAGGGCCTGCGCGACCTCTACGGCGGCACCCGCCGCGAAGCCCAGGAATTGGACGGCAGGATCGTCGACCTCGACGGCGCCCTGTTCACGGCGACGATGATGGCGCTGGCGAGGTCTCCCGACACACAGCATCCTTCTCCCCTTGGGGCAGAAGGACGACCGCCCTCAAGTAGTCCGAAGGACGGTACGGCCACTTACGAGCGGATCGTCGTCGCCATCGACCCTCCGGCCACCGCCACGGGGGACGCGTGCGGCATCATCGCGGCCGCGTCACGCCTGCGCCCGGACGGGGTTCGCGAGGCGGTGGTTCTGGCTGACCGGTCCGCCCACGGGCTCTCGCCCGAGGAATGGGCCCGCCGCGCCGTGGCCCTCGCGCATGAGGTCGGGGCGACCTGCATCGTGGCCGAGGTCAATCAGGGCGGGGACATGGTCGCGTCCGTGCTCAAGGCCGTTGATCGCCCCCTGCCGGTCCGCACCGTCCGCGCCACGAAAGGCAAGATGCTGCGCGCCGAACCCGTCGCCGCCCTCTACGAACAGGGCCGGGTGAAGCACGCCGGTCTGTTCGATGCGCTGGAGGAGGAACTGATGCTGCTCGGCGCCGAACTGGGCGAGGGCTCGCTGGACCGCGCCGACGCCCTGGTCTGGGCCGTCACCGACCTGCTGATCGACCGCCCGGGCCAGCGCGGCCCCAGGCTTCGCATGCTGTGA
- a CDS encoding ankyrin repeat domain-containing protein — MSKAKKKTLPKAFGDLLTAGDLEALKAVFDTCELEARGGYGKQTALAFNDAPEPLIRWLVEQGADLEALDSYGRTPLYHHAGAWNGKVALLLELGADIHATDRSGDTPLHRATASGKAEAVRLLLARGARADARNGAGLTPLELGLRQCSNIQIVSMADIAPLLLAATPAAKPGLLDRLKGAFSGGASGSPVTPDMQAAVTRIGENFEFHRASFNPDSVDEFSDALDRLYAPFDVTPVARRRMHDGKAPILVPPGKPADQHDALWQALVPSSGAAKTVQGEVIRIAGRITDEVERNGGVNWDADYRKMGQAFLDHTATGAPLGDADRARAAVLIREARTRDGAGAELCDLAVRWVALNPTPMPLATPDYRR; from the coding sequence ATGTCCAAGGCGAAGAAGAAGACCCTGCCCAAGGCCTTCGGCGATCTGCTGACGGCGGGCGATCTCGAGGCGCTGAAGGCGGTCTTCGACACCTGCGAGCTGGAGGCGCGGGGCGGCTACGGCAAACAGACGGCGCTGGCCTTCAATGACGCGCCGGAACCCCTTATCCGCTGGCTGGTCGAGCAGGGCGCGGACCTGGAGGCGTTGGACAGCTACGGGCGCACGCCCCTGTATCACCACGCTGGCGCCTGGAACGGCAAGGTCGCCCTGCTGCTTGAACTGGGCGCCGACATCCATGCGACGGACCGCTCCGGCGATACCCCCCTGCATCGCGCCACGGCGTCGGGGAAGGCGGAGGCTGTGCGGCTTCTGCTGGCCCGGGGCGCCCGCGCCGACGCCCGCAACGGCGCGGGCCTGACTCCGCTGGAGCTGGGTCTGCGCCAGTGCAGCAATATCCAGATCGTTTCGATGGCCGACATCGCGCCCCTGCTGCTGGCCGCGACGCCCGCCGCCAAACCGGGCCTGCTCGACCGGCTGAAAGGCGCATTCTCAGGCGGCGCGTCCGGCAGCCCGGTCACCCCGGACATGCAGGCCGCCGTCACCCGGATCGGCGAGAATTTCGAGTTCCACCGCGCGAGCTTCAACCCGGACTCGGTTGACGAGTTCAGCGACGCGCTCGACCGGCTCTACGCCCCCTTCGACGTCACGCCGGTCGCCCGCCGGAGGATGCACGACGGCAAGGCGCCGATCCTCGTCCCGCCCGGCAAACCGGCCGACCAGCACGACGCCCTGTGGCAGGCGCTGGTCCCCTCCAGCGGCGCGGCGAAGACGGTGCAGGGCGAGGTCATCCGCATCGCCGGCCGGATCACCGACGAGGTCGAGCGCAACGGCGGCGTCAACTGGGACGCCGACTACCGCAAGATGGGCCAGGCCTTCCTCGACCACACCGCCACGGGCGCGCCCCTCGGTGACGCCGACCGCGCCCGCGCCGCCGTCCTGATCCGGGAGGCCCGCACCCGCGACGGGGCGGGCGCTGAACTCTGCGACCTCGCCGTCCGCTGGGTCGCCCTGAACCCGACGCCGATGCCGCTGGCGACGCCGGACTATCGGCGCTGA
- a CDS encoding MarR family winged helix-turn-helix transcriptional regulator, producing the protein MRPETERAAHELNAAYKLVIAARRWRARLTDILKRDGASDSDFSVLYHLAAAPTGLKQGELAERMGVRGPTLTRLLDGLEARGWVRRGEIIGDRRFKLIKLTTLGCDTVRDLDPLARSLRDHIFDGCTDEQIIAFQAMLDRILERSAAD; encoded by the coding sequence TTGCGCCCGGAGACCGAACGCGCCGCCCACGAGCTGAACGCGGCGTACAAATTGGTCATCGCCGCCCGCCGGTGGCGGGCCCGACTGACGGATATCCTGAAACGTGACGGGGCGTCCGACAGCGACTTCTCGGTCCTGTATCATCTGGCGGCCGCGCCCACGGGCCTGAAGCAGGGCGAACTGGCGGAACGGATGGGCGTGAGGGGACCGACCCTGACGCGGCTGCTGGACGGACTGGAGGCCCGGGGCTGGGTCCGACGGGGCGAGATCATCGGCGACCGCCGGTTCAAGCTGATCAAATTGACCACGCTCGGCTGCGACACGGTGCGGGACCTGGACCCCCTGGCGCGGTCGCTCCGCGATCACATTTTCGACGGCTGCACGGACGAACAGATCATCGCGTTCCAGGCGATGCTGGACCGGATTCTGGAGCGCAGCGCCGCGGATTGA
- a CDS encoding SDR family oxidoreductase, which translates to MSDRPAVLITGASSGIGATYADRFARRGHDLVLVARDKARMEALADRLRAETGAAIDVLQADLTRPDDLQAVAARLRDDERIGVLVNNAGASLGGGFTRQATDDVLKLVSLNVSAVAALAGAVAPRFARAGAGAIINIGSVVGLAPEMGLSVYGATKAFVLYLSQGLAQELGPRGVYVQAVLPAATRTEIWDRSGADPDKLPPLMEVGDLVDAALAGFDSREAITIPPLHDGALWDAFQGARQAMLPSFGNTVPADRYRKTS; encoded by the coding sequence ATGTCTGACCGTCCCGCCGTCCTGATCACCGGCGCCTCCAGCGGCATCGGCGCGACCTACGCCGACCGGTTCGCCCGCCGGGGCCATGATCTGGTGCTGGTCGCTCGCGACAAGGCGCGGATGGAAGCGCTCGCCGATCGCCTGCGCGCCGAAACCGGGGCGGCCATCGACGTGCTTCAGGCGGACCTGACCCGGCCGGACGATCTTCAGGCCGTCGCGGCCCGCCTGCGAGATGATGAGCGGATCGGCGTGCTGGTGAACAATGCCGGGGCCAGTCTGGGCGGCGGCTTCACCCGTCAGGCTACGGATGACGTCCTCAAACTGGTCAGCCTGAATGTCTCCGCCGTCGCCGCTCTGGCCGGCGCGGTCGCGCCCCGCTTCGCCCGCGCCGGGGCGGGGGCCATCATCAACATCGGCTCGGTCGTCGGTCTCGCGCCGGAGATGGGCCTGTCGGTCTATGGCGCGACCAAGGCCTTCGTCCTGTACCTGTCACAGGGGCTGGCCCAGGAACTGGGGCCCCGGGGCGTCTATGTGCAGGCCGTGCTTCCGGCCGCGACCCGCACCGAAATCTGGGACCGCTCCGGCGCCGATCCGGACAAGCTGCCGCCCCTGATGGAGGTCGGTGATCTGGTGGACGCCGCTCTCGCCGGTTTCGACAGTCGGGAGGCGATCACCATTCCGCCCCTGCACGACGGCGCCCTGTGGGACGCCTTCCAGGGCGCCCGTCAGGCGATGTTGCCCAGCTTCGGCAACACAGTCCCGGCCGACCGCTATCGCAAGACGAGCTGA